The Drosophila mauritiana strain mau12 chromosome 2R, ASM438214v1, whole genome shotgun sequence genome has a segment encoding these proteins:
- the LOC117138522 gene encoding oxysterol-binding protein-related protein 2, giving the protein MAEGDYAEHVERTELPAPMISRKEVSIWAILKNCIGKDLSKITMPVMLNEPLSFLQRLCEYMEYAQLLTEAAQQEHPADRMKYVAAFAVSALASNWERLGKPFNPLLGETYELQRGDYRIVCEQVSHHPPVSAFHAESKDFKFHGTISPKIKFWGKSVEVNPKGTVTVEFPKWNESYSWTNVNCCVHNIIVGRLWIEQYGKMEITNHATGHVASLTFKSAGSGAKNLHRVEGFVKDANETNLYFLYGKWTEFIKCCSAESYVQFLKQGTRKNDDYDGSPNGTPKKMFSKLNSFKLNSFRSLSIQDSDSYPPMEQEGDIPKSDSAYSLDIPDSTTLWSCKPRPSNCNEYYQFTHFALQLNAMDSNMKPPLTLCPTDSRLRPDILHLEEGNLDGASKEKTRLEEKQRHTRKQRKSTNSDDWSPRWFKYATNPHTKTDDWLYSGGYWDRKYDNTDPIF; this is encoded by the exons ATGGCAGAGGGCGACTACGCAGAGCATGTGGAAAG AACTGAGCTTCCGGCCCCGATGATTTCCCGCAAGGAGGTCAGCATCTGGGCCATTCTGAAGAACTGCATCGGCAAGGACCTGAGCAAAATCACCATGCCGGTCATGCTGAACGAACCACTGAGCTTCCTCCAGAGGCTCTGCGAGTATATGGAGTACGCACAACTGCTCACCGAAGCAGCTCAGCAGGAACACCCGGCAGACCGGATGAAATACGTGGCGG CTTTTGCCGTATCAGCATTAGCCTCCAACTGGGAGCGCCTGGGAAAACCTTTCAATCCTCTTCTTGGTGAAACATACGAGCTGCAGAGGGGCGACTACCGAATCGTCTGCGAGCAGGTCTCCCACCATCCTCCAGTGTCTGCATTTCACGCAGAATCCAAGGACTTCAAGTTCCACGGCACGATTAGCCCAAAAATCAAGTTTTGGGGCAAGAGTGTTGAGGTGAATCCGAAGGGAACTGTGACCGTCGAGTTTCCAAA ATGGAACGAGAGCTACAGTTGGACTAATGTCAATTGCTGTGTACACAACATAATCGTGGGCAGGCTGTGGATTGAGCAGTATGGAAAGATGGAGATCACTAACCACGCCACTGGCCATGTGGCTAGTCTCACCTTCAAGTCCGCCGGATCTGGAGCCAAAAACTTGCACCGAGTAGAGGGATTTGTGAAGGATGCCAA CGAAACCAACCTATACTTCCTCTATGGCAAATGGACCGAGTTCATTAAATGCTGCTCCGCCGAGTCCTACGTCCAGTTTTTGAAGCAGGGAACCAGGAAGAACGATGACTACGATGGCTCCCCGAACGGAACTCCAAAGAAGATGTTCTCGAAATTGAATAGTTTTAAGCTGAACTCATTTCGCAGTCTGTCCATTCAAGAC AGCGATAGTTATCCACCCATGGAGCAGGAAGGCGACATCCCGAAGAGTGACTCCGCGTACTCACTTGACATTCCCGACTCGACGACCCTGTGGAGCTGTAAGCCCAGACCTTCCAACTGTAACGAG TACTACCAGTTTACGCATTTTGCGCTGCAGCTTAACGCCATGGATAGCAACATGAAACCACCGCTGACACTATGCCCTACCGATTCGCGACTGCGACCTGATATATTACACCTAGAGGAAGGTAACTTGGATGGTGCCTCCAAGGAGAAGACCCGTCTCGAGGAGAAACAAAGGCACACACGAAAACAAAGAAAGTCCACCAATAGCGATGACTGGTCCCCCAG GTGGTTTAAATACGCAACTAACCCACATACAAAGACCGACGATTGGCTATACAGCGGGGGATATTGGGACCGCAAATACGACAACACCGATCCGATATTTTAG